Proteins co-encoded in one Cytobacillus sp. NJ13 genomic window:
- a CDS encoding YhcN/YlaJ family sporulation lipoprotein — protein MHKKLIAVPMAAIMTMGLAGCGTNEDASVDRKNEIGQPMGYYSNENHGNRGGNVRVEDGTDNDGPLTEMMDHTLGGEGKNNGYNRVDNNARRVRNENTGNPTVPLADRDSNFFRRDNRFSHSDANYHGHLDDNTRQAKNSYYQAYEGELAEKIGNVAAAVPNVEDVRSVTYGSDVLIAVDLNDYDKEEQTKEAIHEAVQPYLRGRSATVVTDEGTFSRLRNIDNNLRDGGPREQIDWDLKSLFRREN, from the coding sequence TTGCACAAGAAATTAATTGCAGTGCCGATGGCTGCCATCATGACGATGGGATTGGCAGGATGCGGAACGAATGAAGATGCATCTGTTGATCGAAAAAATGAAATTGGTCAGCCCATGGGGTATTATTCAAATGAAAATCACGGAAACCGCGGTGGAAATGTCCGGGTTGAAGATGGTACAGATAATGATGGGCCCCTGACAGAAATGATGGATCATACTCTGGGCGGAGAGGGAAAAAATAACGGCTACAACCGAGTGGACAATAATGCAAGAAGAGTCAGAAATGAAAACACCGGAAACCCTACTGTTCCTCTTGCAGACAGGGATAGCAACTTTTTCCGGAGAGATAATCGTTTTAGCCATAGCGATGCAAATTATCATGGGCATCTCGATGACAATACACGACAAGCCAAAAATTCTTATTATCAGGCTTATGAAGGTGAGCTTGCTGAAAAAATTGGCAACGTTGCAGCTGCTGTTCCAAACGTTGAAGATGTCAGGTCTGTTACTTATGGAAGCGATGTTTTGATTGCTGTAGATTTGAATGATTACGATAAGGAAGAACAGACGAAAGAAGCGATTCATGAAGCTGTTCAGCCATATTTGCGCGGAAGATCTGCCACGGTGGTAACTGATGAAGGAACGTTTAGCCGTTTAAGAAACATTGATAACAATCTTCGTGATGGCGGCCCGCGAGAGCAAATTGATTGGGATTTAAAAAGTTTATTCCGCAGGGAAAATTAA
- a CDS encoding intercompartmental signaling factor BofC — translation MRTIWGLLLIGAASFYPFFQTDAFNFLSMDTSVYAEAAEKHIEGPLKMDVILEREYLDGEVSQETIEETIWTLEDFWAKYDQWQLVDMDIDYMVFRRKMDDISPLLKANGYFGITEDGTLTIFNGRPQKTNIIQSFFQIDLGKLESTKCIELKKGIPIMTKDRYVEVLETFKSYSTGEKYAN, via the coding sequence ATGAGAACCATATGGGGCTTGCTATTAATAGGAGCTGCTTCCTTTTATCCCTTCTTCCAGACGGATGCATTCAACTTTTTATCTATGGATACTTCTGTATATGCTGAGGCAGCAGAAAAACACATTGAAGGTCCGCTTAAGATGGATGTCATTTTGGAGAGAGAATATCTGGATGGGGAAGTGAGCCAGGAAACGATAGAGGAAACCATATGGACCCTTGAAGATTTCTGGGCTAAATATGATCAATGGCAGCTTGTTGATATGGATATAGATTATATGGTGTTCCGCCGGAAAATGGATGATATATCGCCATTATTAAAAGCAAATGGGTACTTCGGTATAACTGAGGATGGCACATTAACCATTTTCAATGGAAGGCCGCAAAAAACAAATATCATTCAGTCTTTCTTTCAAATCGATTTAGGGAAATTAGAAAGCACAAAATGCATAGAGCTGAAAAAAGGGATACCTATTATGACTAAAGATCGTTATGTTGAGGTCCTTGAAACATTTAAAAGCTATTCCACCGGAGAAAAATACGCAAATTAA